GGAGCGGCCGGCGATCAGCAGGTCCGGGCGGGAGAACACGAAGTTGCGGTCGATCAGGAAGTATTCCTGCTCGGGGCCGGCGTAGGAGACCACGGGCAGCTTGGGGTTGACGCCGAACAGCTTCAGCACGCGCTTGGCCTGCTTGTTCAGGGCCTGGTTGGAGCGCAGCAGCGGGGTCTTCTTGTCCAGGGCCTCGCCGGTCCAGGAGACGAACGCGGTGGGGATGCACAGGAAGGTGCCGTTGGGGTTCTCCAGGATGTAGGCCGGGCTGGTCACGTCCCAGGCGGTGTAGCCGCGGGCTTCGAAGGTGGCGCGCAGGCCGCCGGAGGGAAAGCTGGAGGCGTCGGGCTCGCCCTGGATGAGCATCTTGCCGGAGAACTCGGCCACCGCGCTTCCGTCACCTTCGGGAACCAGGAAGGCGTCGTGCTTCTCGGCGGTGAGGCCGGTCAGGGGGTAGAACACGTGGGTGAAGTGGGTGGCGCCCTTCTCGATGGCCCAGTCCTTCATGGCGTTGGCCACGATGTCGGCCACGGAGGGGTCCAGCTTCTCGCCCAGCTGGATGGTCTTCTTCAGGGACTTGTAGACCGCCTTGGGCAGGCGCTCCTTCATGACCTTGTCGTTGAAGACGTTGCTGCCAAAAATGTCGGTGGGCTTGGTCTCGTGGAAGTTGAGGGGGGCGTTGGCCGGTTTGTAGTTGATGATCGCCGAGATGGCGTTCAAACGTGCCTGGATTCCACTCATAGGGTGCTCTCCATTTTTAAAAGGCGATTGACACGGTTGGTTGATCGGGCAGGCCAGCGGGGGCCGGGCCGGTCCGCGCGTCCGGCCGGTGCGGCTGTTCGAGCCGTGTGCGGCCTGCGGGCGCAAAGTTTCCTGAAACTCCGGCGGAAGGCGGGGCCTCTACTCCAGTGCCCGTGGGAGGCGGAATCCTTCCTGTTCCTTGGGCTTTCCCGGATTTTGGCGGCCTGCGTTCCGGCTTCATTTTCAATAATGTAAAATAAACCCCGGACAATGTAAAGGTGACAAAATGAGAATCGTGGCTTTTATCGCCGCAAAAAGTGGGTGCGGAGGGTCTCGGAGGTGGTCGCCGGGAGGGAATTGCCGCTTCAGAGGGGCTTCGAAGGGCCTGCGGATGGCTCGCGAGGAGGCTTCGGCCTGAAGCGGCCTTGTTTCCCACCCCCTCTTTCCGGCCCATCTTACGACCACTCGGGGTGGGTTTGCCGCCACTTCCGAGTGTTTCAAAAACGTCATGCTTTTGCCGGGTTGGGCCTGCATTCAGCCGGCAGCCTGGAACGAAGATTGCTTCAACCCTGTTGCGAGCCCGTTTGCATGGACGGGAACAGGAGGAATCATAATGGGTTGCGGAACTACCGCCAAGGCCTTGACGTTTTCCTGGATGGGAAGCCTGATCAAGGCCCAGGCCATGCTGGAGGCAGGTGTGCGCCTGAGCTTGCGTCAGGAGTCGCTGCTGCGCGGCAGCCAGCCTGCGTGCAGGAAGCGCTGCAGCGCCTGCTGCGAAAGCCCCGTGCACCGCGCCACGGACCTGGAAGTGGCCGGCGCCGTCTGGCACCTGACCGGGGCCAATCCCCCGGGGAGCAAGGCCGTGCTGGCCCGCCTGGCCGAAGGCGGGGGCCAGGGGTGCCCCTTCCTGCACGAGGGGGCCTGCTCGGTGTACCCCATGCGCTTCCTGTCCTGCCGCCAGTTGGTGGTCTTCGGCCGCGCCTGCGCCCCCGGGGAGGACCCGTCCCGCACCCGCCGGGGGGACATGCTCACCCTTATGCGCCGGCACGCCCTGAAGGGCTATGCGCTGCTGCTCCCGCACATGGGCGTCGAGCCCGACCTGCAGGATCCCCTGGCCCTGGAGGCGCAGGTGTTCGAGGCCACGCGCCCGGCTTGCTCCCTGCGCGTGCCCGACCCCCGCGCGTTCCTGGCCGGTATGGACGCGGCCGCCTCGCAGGCGGCGCTCAAGGCCGCCCGCGCCGCCTAGCCTGGCGTCGCAGGATTTGGGGTATGTTCCATAACAGCCTGGGATAGATATTTAAGTCCTTGGAGAACACGGGCATGTTCTCCAAGGACTCCACTCTAGCCGATCACTTCGTTGATGCGCGCCACGGCCTTGTCCGTGATCATGGCCACCAGCACGGAGGCCAGCCCGCACACGCCCGTCAGAAATATGAACGCCGGGAAGGGCTCCATCTGGGGCCGCACCCACTCCGAAGCGTAGGCCAGGATGGGCTGGTGCATCAGGTAGATGCTGTAGGAAAGACCCGCGTACGCGCTCACGGGCTTCCACACGCCCAGGCTGTCCATGCTGTCCATGAAGAAGATCGCCGCCCCGCCGCAGAACACCACCGCCAGCCAGTACAGGTGCGTCACCAGCAGCACCGGTCCGGGGATGCCCACCAGCCAGCCCCAGCCCACCAGCAGCGCGAAGCCGGCCACGGCCAGGCGCCGCATGCGCTTGAAGGCAACGCCCACGCTCAGGCCCTGCGAGAGCACGGGGTTGGCCACAGGGTCCCGCCAGAGGGCGCAGAGGTACATGCCCAGGGCGAACTCGCCCAGGCGGTAGGGCAGGTTGAAGTAGAACAAGTAGTTGCACATGGCGAAGGTGGAGCCGGGCATCAGCTTGGCCAGCACCTCCAACAAGGCCCACAGGCCCCAGCAGCCGCCGCACAGCAGCAGGGCCGCCTTCTTGGGGCCGAACTTCGTGAACAGCCTCCAGAGCAGGGGGTAGGCCAGGTAGAACTGCGCCAGCAGGCCCATCCACCAGTAGGCGGGCACGATGTCGAAGAACACGGCGGGGTTCAGCGTGTGCACGAACAGCGCGTGCTGCACGAAGGAGCTCAGCAGGGCCGCGCCGCCTTTGCCCGCGATGATGGCCACCAGCGTCCAGAACACCAACCCGATGTAGTAGTTCGGGCAGATGCGCAGCAGGCGGTGGCGCATGAACTGGAAGTAGGAGGGCATGGGCCGCCCGGCCGGACCCGCGAAGGGCAGGGTGAGCACGAAGCCAGTGACGATGTTGAACAGGATCACGCCCATCCAGCCCTGGCTGAGCAGCACGCCGAACCAGGAGCCGAAGGGGTTCTCGGTGCCCGCCTTGGGAACGTCGGACCAGAGGTGGTAAAGGAAGATGCCTGTTACGGCCAGGGCGCGCATGACCTCGATCTGGCCCAGGGTCTTGCGCTTGGCGGGTGCTTCACTGCTCATGGTCCCTCTCTCGGCGGTTGGGGGGTGAAATCGGAATCCTCAAGCCATGTTCCGCGGATGTGGCAGCTGCGGCCCGGCTCGTACCCGGGCTCGGCGCTGGCCGCGTGATGGTAGGCGCAGAAATAGCGGCCGTCGGGCAGAGCGGTCCATCCCGAGTAGCCGTAATCCCCGAAGTTGGCCTCGCGGTCGTTGGCCATCTCAAGCACCCTGGCCTGGGCCCAGGCGTCCGGGTGGCCCTGGGTGTGCTCCCAGCTCCAGGTGTAATCACGCTCGTAACGCGGTTCCGTGACGCTCAGGGACAGGCTGCGCCAGAAGTGCCGCCCGCCGTTGTGCTCGCGGGTGTTGGCGTTGCCGACAAGGATGGGCCTGGCCTCGGCGCGGCGGGAGTCCACGGGGTAGGTCCCGGCGTGTTCTCCGTTCACCTCGGCCCGGACCTCGCCCGGGGAGTGGCGCAGCGTCAGCCGCACCGGCTTCCCGCGCTCAAGGGCGGTGGGTGCGGCGTCAGGCGCGGGGGGCAGCAGGGCTTCGGGCGTCAGCCGCCACCAGCCGCAGAAATACAGGGCGCAGGCGTTCTGCTGCGCGGATTCCACCAGCACTTCCGCCGAGAGGGTGGCGCGGGCGCGCTCCGGGTCGGTCATGGGCCGCAGGCAGTAGCGCAGGCAGGACTCGCGCCCGGCCTCGTTCTCCACCAGCAAACCCTGCGGGGTCGGTCGCGGGTTGTCCGTGTCCGGGTGCAGGCCGTGCACGGCGTAGTCCGTGTCGAGTTCCTCCAGGGAGCCCATCCAGGCGGCGGTGCCCCCGTCGGGAGCCACGTTGCGGTACGTGACCAGCAGCCGCCCGGAGGGCGTGAGGCCGATGCAGGGCCGGTGCCCGATGAGGGGCGTGGGCCGGGGCGGCGTCCAGGAGACGCCCTCGTCGTCACTCGTGCAGATGTACATGGGCTCATGCACGAAGGAGTTCTCGCGCAGGATGGCCAGCAGCCTGCCGTCCTCCAGGCGTGTCATGGAGGCCTCGCAGAGCACGAGGTTGGGGTCGAAGACCATGACGGAGTATGGCTGCCACGCCCCGCCCTGGTTGCGCGAGGCGTAGACCATCTGCATGGAGGGGGCCTGCCGGATCTTCGGGGGGGCCGATTCGCCCTGATGGGTGTGGCCGGTGGTCAGATAGAGGTCCGGCCGCAGGGGCAGCACGCGATCCGGGATGGGGATGTAGCTGCCCGCGCAGGACTGGCGCAGGAAGATGGCCCCGTCGTCCATGCTCACGAAGGTGCTCTGGGACTGGTCGTCGATGATCATCAGCTTGCCGCCGGGCAGCCGGGTCATGCGCGGGCAGTGGCCCACGCCGGGCACCAGGTAGCGGGGCTTGGTCCAGGTGCGGCCCAGGTCGTGGCTGGTGCAGTTGAGCAGGTCGAAGCGGGTGGCCACGTGCTGGTCGCCCTGGCGGTAGACGCAGACAAGGGTGCCCGCGTCCGTGAGGCAAACGTCGGGGAAAGACAGGTACTGTCCGGGCCGCCGGTCGATGGTCACATGGCGGCCGGTGTCGCTGGCGATGCTGGGCATGGAGCCTCCCAGTCCTGGGCTGTGCACGCAAACCGGAAGGATGTCAAAGCTTTCGGGAAACCGGGGTCAGGCTGCGGGAGGCTCGGGGTGGCGGAAGCTCAGCTGGAAGGATGTGCCCGGGTCGAGCCCCGCAACGTGGAGGCTGGCCTTGAGCTGCTGGGTCAGGTTGTACACCAGCTGCAGGCCCAGGGTGTCCACCCGCCCGAGCTGGAAGCCCTGGGGCAGGCCCTTCCCGTTGTCGTCGACACGAAGGTTGATCATCTCCCCCTCGCGGAGCAGCCGCAGGGTGATCACGCCCTCCCCGCGGTCGCTGAAGGCGTGCTTGAGGCAGTTGGAGATCAGCTCGTTCAGGATGAGCCCGCAGGGGATGGCCGTGTCCACTGGCAGGGACACGGGGTCGCAGGCGATGTCCGGCGTGATGGTCAGGCCGGTGTGGCTGTATGTCTGCAGCAGGAAGTGCGTAAGGCGGTCCAGGTAGCTGCCCAGGTCCACGCGGCTCAGGTCCTCGGAGTTGTACAGTTTCTCGTGAACCAGGGCCATGGCCCGGACCCTGGTCTGGCTGTCCAGCAGGCACTCGTTGAGGCGGGGATCGTCGTGACGCAGGGCCTGAAGGGAAAGCAGGCTGGAGACCACCTGCAAATTGTTTTTGACCCTGTGGTGCACTTCCTTGAGGAGCACTTCCTTCTCGTGCAGGGATTTGCGCAGGGCCTCCTCGGCCAGCCGGCGTTCGCGAACCTCCTCGGAGAGGGCCAGGGTGCGTTCCTCCACCAGGGATTCCAGGCGCAGCCGGTAGCGCTCGTTCTCCTGGCGCAGGCGGGAGCGCTCCACGCTGCGTCGCAGCACGTAATGCAGCAGGTCCAGGTCTTCGATGGGCTTGGTCAGAAAGTCCCACGCGCCCAGGCGCAGGGCGGCGATGACGTCGTGGACGTTGCCGGTTCCCGAGATGACGATTACCGGCAGGGTGGGGTGGGACCGGGTGGTCTGGTCCAGCACCTCCAGGCCGCTGACGCCCGGCATGGAGAGGTCGAGCAGCACGGCGTCGAACGGGGTGTGCTCAAGGATTTTAAGGCCCGTGTCGCCGTTGGGGGCAGTCTCGACGGAGTAGCCCACGTCGGAGAGATAGGCGCTGATGCTCTCGCGTATGGACGAATCGTCGTCGATGCAGAGCACGCGCTCAGGGGGCGGCTTCACGGCCTGGGGGGATTCAGTCATGGGGTAACCCGGCGCTCAGGGGTTTGCCTGGGCCGTAAAGTAGGAGGAAGAGTCCCCGACGATCAGATATTTGCCGGGGTGGGACACGGGGCGGCGGTCCTTCTTGAGCAGCCAGGACTCGGGTCGGGTCTTGGCCCACTGCTCGTAGTTGAGGTCCAAAATGGCGTAGGTGTCCAGGAAGTGGTTGAGCGTGTGGGAGATGCGCACGCAACCCTTGGAGTCCGTCCGTCCGAGCCGGGGCTCGCCCTTGTCGGGGTCGGTGGAGTGCATCAGCAGCCGCATCTGGCTCACGGTGTTGCCGCCCTTGTATTTCTTCACGCTCTTCTGGTCGCCGAAGTCCCACACGCGGCTGTCCTTGGCGCCAAGCCCGCGCCAGCCCTCCTGGTTGGGGGTGCCCAGGGCCCTGTAGCCGAAGTTGTCCACCAGGTTCTCGAATACGCCCGTGGGCGTGACGTAGTAGTCTCCGCCCTTTTCGAGGTTCCCCGAGGACATGAGGTCCGCACCGAGGAATTCGATGTGCCGGGCGTCAGAGTCGTAGAAACCCACCAGGACGAACTGGGTCTTGGGGTTTCGGTCGGCGTAGACGAAATATTGCGAACGCTCGAAGGTCATCCCGCGCTGCTTGAGCTGGGCGGACACGTCCTCCCGGACGAAATCGAGGAAGCGCCTGTCCATGCGGGCCAGCCTGTTGCGCCGGTCCTCCAGGGCCTGCTGCACCTTGGGGGCGTTTTTCCAGCCCTTGATGTAGCGGTCCATGCGTTCCATGTTGGGCTGCTGCACGGTGCTGGAGAAAATCCGCCGCATGTCGTCCAGTTCATCCCCGGCGGGAACGGTCGGAGCCTGCTCCACGGAGGCGACGTTCACAGGCTGCTTTGTTGACGCCTGGGCCGCCGGTTGGGCGGTCTGGGCCGGTTTGGCCTGGGGCTGCGGGGCGCTGGTGGCCACCGGGCCAGGCTGATAGGGCTGGGGCACGCGCTGCGGGCCCCCTGTGTAGGCCTGCCTCGGCTTGTCGGGGGCATCCTGCTGGCCGTACGCCACATGCCAGCCCACGGCGAGCGAGACCGGCAGGGCGAGCCCGGCCAGAAAGGTGAGCGTTGTCTTGATGATTTTTTTCGGCTGTATTTTTTTGGGGCTGGCCATGCGCCGAACCCTCACGGCAACTGGATTTCCTGTAAGCATAGACGAATCCGGTTGAAATGAAAAGGGGCGAAAGCCTGCGCTTTCGCCCCCAAGGGCCGGTCAGCCGGACGGAGAGCCCGCCCCGGAAGGCCTAGAACACCCGGCGCGCGCCGGTGTACTTGCGCTCCCAGGTGGGTTCGTCCAGGCTGGAAATCTTGACGGTGTCGCCGGAACTGGAGCTGTGGATGAACTTGTTGTCTTCAAGGTAGATGCCGACGTGGGTGATGCGGTGCTTGTTGCCGAAGAAGACCAGGTCGCCTTTTCGCAGCTGGCTTTTGGCGATCACTTTGCCTTCCTGGAACTGCTCGCGGGAGCTGCGGGGCAGGTTCACGCCGAGCTTGCTGTAGACCCAGGTGGTGAAACCGGAGCAGTCGAACCCGGTGGAGGGCTCTGTGCCGCCGGGGCGGTAGAGCGTGCCGATCTGGCTGAAGGCCAGGGCCAGCAGCCGCTGGTTGGTGGTTGAGCCGCTCATGCTGACGAGATCGAAGGGATTCTTGGTTCCCGCAACGACGCTGGGCACAGGGAGGGTGCAGAACTGGTTGCCGCCCATGCGCAGGAAGGGGGAGGCAGGTTCGAAGCTGGCGGTGATGGATTCGGTGGAGTTTGTGTCGTCGGCGAGGACTTGTTTGCTGGAGTACTGTTTCGATCCGCAGGCGGTTGTGGTGAGTAGGATGGCGACCACAAGCAAGGTGCGGACGCTCATCCAGGGGGCAAGGGGTGTGGTGCAGGGCATCTCTTTCCTCGTCTCCTTTTTTTATTGCCGTTGTAGACAGTGTTTGAAAGTCCGGACCATCTCCCCGGGCGGAGTCCGGTGATCCATTCGTGTCTTCGGCTTCATGCTTTTAAATGCGGCGCCCGTGGGGAACAACTCCGGGAGGTGGGGCGCCTTGCGGGAGGGCTGTTCGCAACAGATCAAGCCCATGACCCCGCGTCAATCGTATCCTGGCTTTCTTCTTAGTCGCGGGCAAAAATAATGTCCAGACTTTTCGCCGATTTTTGACATATTTAGGACAAGTGCCGCTAATCACAAACAAACAGGCGTTGCCAGCGCTTGAAAATGTGATATACGCTTGAAGTTTGACCCGAACGAAAAGTGCTTGCGCTCCGAACCCGGCGGAAGCATCTTCAAGCCCCATGAAAACCTTCTCTGTCCTGCCCGGAAAAGGGCGCTCGCCAGTGACCCTGGTCATTCAGCCAGGGTTCACCCTGGCCCAGGCGCTTTTTGCGGCCGGGGCATACAGGGGCAAGCCCCTGTGCTCCGGCGCTGGCCGCTGCGGGCTGTGCCGGGTGCGCTTCCTGGAAGGGGCGCCCGAGCCCCTGCCGGAGGAAACCCGGCGCCTGCTCCATGACCGCCTGCGCGAAGGCTGGCGGCTGGCCTGCCTGCGGCCTCCCGTGCCCGGCAGCGTGGTGGAGGCCGCCCTGGAGGCGCCGGAGCAGGGCTCAGCCCTGGAGTTGCCCGCAGCCTGCGACGGCGTGCTGGGCGTGGACCTGGGCACCACCTCCGTGCACTGGCGCTTCGAGGGCGCGGGCCAAACTCTTGGCGGGCAGTTTCCCAACCCGCAGCTTGGGGCCGGCTCCGAGGTGATGGCCAGGCTCTCCCTGGCCTCCCTGCCGGGCGGGGCGGAGCGCCTGCGCGAGGCCGTCACTTCATCCATAATGAAGATTGTCCGGGGGCTGCCCTGCACGCCGGTAAAGATATGCCTGGCGGGCAACACCTGCATGACGCTGCTGGCCCTGGGCCTGGACGCCTCCGGCCTGGCCGCCGCGCCCTACCGGGTCGGCTGGCCCGGGGGCGAGCACGCCGAGCTTGACGCGCGCCTGCCCCGGGTCTACATCCCGCCGCTCCCCGCGCCCTTCGTGGGCGGCGACGTGAGCGCCGGGCTTGCCGCATTGGCCTTTTCCCCGGCTCTGGGAGACACCAGGCCCGAGCCCCCCTATCTTTTGGCCGACCTGGGCACCAACGGCGAATTCGCCCTGGAGCTTCCCGGCGGCGAGGTGCTGCTGGCCAGCGTGCCCATGGGGCCCGCGCTGGAAGGCGTGGGCATGGCCCAGGGCATGCTGGCGGGGCCGCACGCGGCGGTCCGCTTCGCTGCAACGCCCGCCGGGCTCGTGCCAGAGGTGCTCGGCGGCGGCGCGGCGCGCGGCGTCTCCGGCACGGGTTACGTGAGCCTGGCCGCCCGGCTGCTGGCCGCGGGCGCGCTGACCCCGGAAGGCCGCTTCGACCGCAAATCCCCCTCGCCCCTGGCCGCGCGTTTTCTGGCCGGACTGAGGGACGATGGCGGCGAGCCCCGGCTGGATGCGGGCGGCGTGAGCCTGTTCGCCTCCGACGTGGAGGCGCTGCTCAAGGTCAAGGCCGCCTTCAACGTGGCGGTGCGCTTCCTTCTGGAGGAGGCCGGGCTCGGCTTCGCGGCCCTGCAGTCCGTCCTGC
The Fundidesulfovibrio soli DNA segment above includes these coding regions:
- a CDS encoding sialidase family protein, coding for MPSIASDTGRHVTIDRRPGQYLSFPDVCLTDAGTLVCVYRQGDQHVATRFDLLNCTSHDLGRTWTKPRYLVPGVGHCPRMTRLPGGKLMIIDDQSQSTFVSMDDGAIFLRQSCAGSYIPIPDRVLPLRPDLYLTTGHTHQGESAPPKIRQAPSMQMVYASRNQGGAWQPYSVMVFDPNLVLCEASMTRLEDGRLLAILRENSFVHEPMYICTSDDEGVSWTPPRPTPLIGHRPCIGLTPSGRLLVTYRNVAPDGGTAAWMGSLEELDTDYAVHGLHPDTDNPRPTPQGLLVENEAGRESCLRYCLRPMTDPERARATLSAEVLVESAQQNACALYFCGWWRLTPEALLPPAPDAAPTALERGKPVRLTLRHSPGEVRAEVNGEHAGTYPVDSRRAEARPILVGNANTREHNGGRHFWRSLSLSVTEPRYERDYTWSWEHTQGHPDAWAQARVLEMANDREANFGDYGYSGWTALPDGRYFCAYHHAASAEPGYEPGRSCHIRGTWLEDSDFTPQPPREGP
- a CDS encoding acyltransferase family protein — protein: MSSEAPAKRKTLGQIEVMRALAVTGIFLYHLWSDVPKAGTENPFGSWFGVLLSQGWMGVILFNIVTGFVLTLPFAGPAGRPMPSYFQFMRHRLLRICPNYYIGLVFWTLVAIIAGKGGAALLSSFVQHALFVHTLNPAVFFDIVPAYWWMGLLAQFYLAYPLLWRLFTKFGPKKAALLLCGGCWGLWALLEVLAKLMPGSTFAMCNYLFYFNLPYRLGEFALGMYLCALWRDPVANPVLSQGLSVGVAFKRMRRLAVAGFALLVGWGWLVGIPGPVLLVTHLYWLAVVFCGGAAIFFMDSMDSLGVWKPVSAYAGLSYSIYLMHQPILAYASEWVRPQMEPFPAFIFLTGVCGLASVLVAMITDKAVARINEVIG
- a CDS encoding histidine kinase dimerization/phosphoacceptor domain -containing protein, with protein sequence MTESPQAVKPPPERVLCIDDDSSIRESISAYLSDVGYSVETAPNGDTGLKILEHTPFDAVLLDLSMPGVSGLEVLDQTTRSHPTLPVIVISGTGNVHDVIAALRLGAWDFLTKPIEDLDLLHYVLRRSVERSRLRQENERYRLRLESLVEERTLALSEEVRERRLAEEALRKSLHEKEVLLKEVHHRVKNNLQVVSSLLSLQALRHDDPRLNECLLDSQTRVRAMALVHEKLYNSEDLSRVDLGSYLDRLTHFLLQTYSHTGLTITPDIACDPVSLPVDTAIPCGLILNELISNCLKHAFSDRGEGVITLRLLREGEMINLRVDDNGKGLPQGFQLGRVDTLGLQLVYNLTQQLKASLHVAGLDPGTSFQLSFRHPEPPAA
- a CDS encoding YkgJ family cysteine cluster protein, with protein sequence MGCGTTAKALTFSWMGSLIKAQAMLEAGVRLSLRQESLLRGSQPACRKRCSACCESPVHRATDLEVAGAVWHLTGANPPGSKAVLARLAEGGGQGCPFLHEGACSVYPMRFLSCRQLVVFGRACAPGEDPSRTRRGDMLTLMRRHALKGYALLLPHMGVEPDLQDPLALEAQVFEATRPACSLRVPDPRAFLAGMDAAASQAALKAARAA
- a CDS encoding ASKHA domain-containing protein, encoding MKTFSVLPGKGRSPVTLVIQPGFTLAQALFAAGAYRGKPLCSGAGRCGLCRVRFLEGAPEPLPEETRRLLHDRLREGWRLACLRPPVPGSVVEAALEAPEQGSALELPAACDGVLGVDLGTTSVHWRFEGAGQTLGGQFPNPQLGAGSEVMARLSLASLPGGAERLREAVTSSIMKIVRGLPCTPVKICLAGNTCMTLLALGLDASGLAAAPYRVGWPGGEHAELDARLPRVYIPPLPAPFVGGDVSAGLAALAFSPALGDTRPEPPYLLADLGTNGEFALELPGGEVLLASVPMGPALEGVGMAQGMLAGPHAAVRFAATPAGLVPEVLGGGAARGVSGTGYVSLAARLLAAGALTPEGRFDRKSPSPLAARFLAGLRDDGGEPRLDAGGVSLFASDVEALLKVKAAFNVAVRFLLEEAGLGFAALQSVLLAGALGEHVSPQDLESLGFLPPGGALKVRAVGNTSLEGACLAAAREDVRAWLSELPRRSRLVDVAARPGFQDSFIGSMRFTHAG
- a CDS encoding C40 family peptidase; the protein is MPCTTPLAPWMSVRTLLVVAILLTTTACGSKQYSSKQVLADDTNSTESITASFEPASPFLRMGGNQFCTLPVPSVVAGTKNPFDLVSMSGSTTNQRLLALAFSQIGTLYRPGGTEPSTGFDCSGFTTWVYSKLGVNLPRSSREQFQEGKVIAKSQLRKGDLVFFGNKHRITHVGIYLEDNKFIHSSSSGDTVKISSLDEPTWERKYTGARRVF